In Bacteroidales bacterium, one DNA window encodes the following:
- a CDS encoding DUF3853 family protein, translating to MQSNLSHTSCIDIFDDSLFEETGKALLFRNPIDKTTQPILNSQHVNPQYSLQPGANCLFDTTPIAQGFTAYIGHDEVNPGFNSLKSNIQSGRKYYTQDYYRNYTAHLHAKFKQTNDMLPCPLIEMELEVAFYQFLTLNEIKCYKASKKYFTQCIDAHDQTLKNRLHEYSRAFLTLLQSKLSELEANTDALVKKAEYTQAELSGIIPDVKKHEQNEESGQPIRGIRALAKFLGVGVNTAQKLKNERIIPYFQNGRIVLFDRIKVKEAIAEYNIRNTKTINSVIPSDF from the coding sequence ATGCAAAGCAATTTAAGCCATACTTCCTGTATTGATATTTTTGATGATTCCCTCTTCGAGGAAACAGGCAAAGCTCTCCTTTTCAGAAACCCAATTGATAAGACTACTCAACCCATACTGAACAGCCAGCATGTAAACCCACAATACTCACTTCAACCTGGTGCTAATTGCTTATTTGATACTACACCTATCGCACAAGGATTTACTGCTTATATTGGACACGATGAAGTTAACCCGGGTTTTAACTCCCTGAAGTCAAATATTCAATCTGGCCGTAAGTACTATACCCAGGATTATTATAGAAACTACACAGCACACCTTCATGCTAAGTTCAAGCAGACAAATGATATGTTACCATGTCCTCTTATCGAAATGGAACTCGAGGTAGCATTTTATCAATTTTTAACTCTAAATGAGATCAAATGCTATAAAGCATCCAAAAAATACTTTACTCAGTGTATTGATGCGCATGATCAAACACTTAAAAATCGGTTACATGAATATTCCCGAGCGTTTTTAACATTGCTTCAATCCAAATTATCCGAGTTGGAAGCTAATACTGATGCTTTAGTAAAGAAAGCAGAATATACCCAGGCTGAACTGAGCGGAATTATTCCTGATGTTAAAAAACATGAACAAAATGAAGAAAGTGGGCAACCTATAAGAGGGATCAGAGCATTAGCAAAATTTCTTGGCGTTGGTGTTAACACCGCACAGAAACTTAAAAACGAACGAATCATCCCTTATTTTCAAAATGGCAGAATTGTATTGTTTGATAGGATCAAGGTTAAAGAAGCCATAGCCGAGTATAATATCAGAAACACAAAAACAATAAACAGTGTTATTCCCAGTGACTTCTAA